A stretch of DNA from Schizosaccharomyces osmophilus chromosome 2, complete sequence:
tcttttcttttttatctatCGAAAAATACAGGTGGATTTCGTGGATCCTTTTTTCACCAAGGGCGTTTGCACTGATGGGTTATTTTGGCATCAAGCTTACTCATTTGGGATATAAATTCAGCAAAATGTTTTTGGCAATTTAATTTAGGAAAAATTGGATTTatggaaagaaagaaaaaaaaaaaaaagtttggaTAGGCAAATAGTCTGTCGTAGAATGCAAGTGCTTTACTTATTTACAAGAGCTGTCCTAGGCTAGACTATATAATTTCTCGGGATATTAAGGTATTTGATTGAAtggtatttttgaataattaGAGATGAAGTCGTTTTCAATGGTGAATGTATTTGGCCGTAAAAgtgaacttgaaaaattcATATTAGTAGAACATTGTAAATTTGGTGCTTaacaaaagcaatcaaATAAATCTGTTACTTCTGCTTTAACTGTGTAAGAGACAAAAACTGGACTGATCATTCAAGATTTAGACCTCATCAATCTATGCGCTTTCCTTTACCAACGATAACATGAACATGGCAGCCTATGTAGCCATAATAGGAACAAAGGACAATCCGGTGTACGAATTGGAGATGGCAGGAGGAAATGATAAGCAAGGCAAGGTAAATTGAGTTCGAGAAATAATTATTGATGATTAACTCTTCAAACTAGAGCTTGGGTGCGCACTTGAATCAATTTATAGTGCATGCAAGTTTAGACATTGTAGAACAAGTTCAATGGACTAGTAATGCATTGTAAGTGTTATTTTACAAGATGATCACCCTCTAATGGAACGTTTCAGTTATGTCAGGTCTATTGACCAATTTCATGAGTTGTACGTTTCCGCCTATATTACTCCGTCCagtaagttttttttttattttcttcctttctgttttttctcaaaTCATTGCAAGAATTGATGGAGAAAATAAAGGTAGACAAAATTGGTGCCGACAATTAACTTTTGGGTCTAGATATGAAGTTTATGCTTCTTCATCACGCACAAAGCTCTGATGGTataaaaaccttttttcaagaaattcatGAGCTATATATCAAGACGATTATGAATCCTTTCTATCAACCTAATGAACCCATCAAGTCACAAGCCTTTGACTTGAAAGTTCGGTCGCTCGCCCGAAAGCTCCTGTAAATATGACTCCTTACTCCTTTAATAATCTTGCTTAGGGAAAAGATTCCTTTAAATATGAACTTGTTGGCGAATAAGACGATACACTGCGATGTATTTCATAGTGATTACTCGAGATACCGACTGCATAGAGACTTATAACAATTTAAAATTATCAACTTGATATAGTAGTTAGATTAGTACTTGCTAAAACTTTCAGATTCATAGTCTTAACTGAGAATGTAGTAAACGCTTACAgaagttcttttttaagGAGCCACTGCTCACACCGCGAATCGGCAAacatttttatgatttatCAAAAACTATATGTATGCTTatcatctttcaaaagcttttcctCAACTTTTTACATTAGCATACAAAAACTGTTTACTTCTTGTTACCTTATGATCGTTACTTGGCGTGACCCGAAAATGTTTCACGAAACCACAATTCCAAGCTTTACAAATTTCACAAGAGTCACCACCACTTGACTGGACATGGCGAAATTAAGTGAATTGGTGAGCGACCACAGCTCTGAGGAGGAATCACAAGTGTCCAGTGCGGAGGAAGTTCCTTCTCATTCTCCTGACGTTTCGGGTGGAAAAAATAGCAAGGAAGGAAATCAACCCAAGTCTTCTGGAGACGATGATTCAAGTACTTTAAACGATTATGTTCGTGCTGAAGGAGAAGCTGTTGTGACAAAGGAAGGATTAGATAACGAGTCCGGCGTATTTTTGGTTCGTTTACCTCCTGACATGGCATTTGAAGATATAACAGAAATGAACTTGGGAGGAAAGCCTTCAATAGCTGCAAGTTCGTCTACTGCAGAATCTTTTCAGATACGCCAAGAATCTCTTGGCGCCGTACGTATGTTTGTGCCTGATGAAAAGGGGACGTACTCTGCCAGTGAAATAAGAACAGGCTTTGTCGTCTCAGAGACACCTagaattgttttgaatggaaattccaaagaaaaggatcaaGCAGCCGATATTGCTGATGGAAAGATCCCCCAGGTCAAGAATTTAAAACAGCATTTCCGACCTATTGGAGCTGTATACACTAAATCATCTACTGAAGAGACAGCTCCTTCTACAAGTGCTGAGGAACCTACAAGTATTGAACAGCAATCTACGGAAGAACAAAAGGAGGAGCGATCCGAAAGTAAAAAGAGATCACGagataaaaaggaaaagggAAATGAGGATaaggaaaaagacaagaagaaaaaacacaaaaagTCAagtaaaaaggaaaagaattagaTTGCTCGAATAAGTGTAATATTGTCACCTTTGAGTAAAATTCGACCTTGACGTTTAGTGTTAGTTAATTGCATTCATTAATTAATCAATAAATTCTGGGTTTCAGTGGGATTATGAATGTGGGAAGCATTGTAGGTATAAATTAGTAAATGATATCCATCAGAACGTTCGCGTTGCCATGAAGTCTCTAGATTATATACACAACGAATTGTTGCAAGAATCATATCGGGAGGATAAGTTGCCATTATAGCTTTGTTATAGGTTCAAtatctttctcttttgatTCTTAGCCAAATGGCTTTCCCTTCCACACGAATCCCGAAACCACACTGCAAAACTTACCTATTTCACGTCGATTCTGTTTTGTATCAATTTGAACAGCATCATCTAAAATAATATTCATAAATTCATCGAATCCCTAGAATAGGTTAGTAAAGAGTAACTAAAACTTTTGGCAGACAATTGCTCGATATGCTCACTGGAGAATTCAGCAAGAAACGCGCTTTCTCCAAACATCGATGCTATTCATACCCGAATTTGTCCTTCAATTCGTAAGTCTACTTGTTCAAAAAGCCATATTTCTACTGGAGTATGTTGCTGTAATAACTTGAATACAAAATTCTGGAAACCGCTGTTAGACAACCAAATCGATATTTCTTTGCACGTACAATAGGGGGAATCATAACCTTTTGAACACGTCCCGAcatttttgataaaaattTTCCCTGTAAACCCGAAAATGTAAAAGTACCTGCGTCTTTAAGGTAATGGTAGTGCGCAAGTAGTTTCTCTGGCAAACACCAAATGGCGCGGAACACTTTTAGGaaaataattatttattaaatgaagagaaagagTCGCATAATTTATGATCATCATGGTTTTATTGTGCGCTGCTATTCTAGGTGTTCCTCCATAtgaattttccaaaggagGAAGACAAATTGCTCAAGGTTGAACAATCCTCAAAAGACTATGCAATACAAATTTCTTACAAACGCAGTTTGTCCGAAAAGTTTCCAGCTGTTAGTACATACTCATACCATATGTCGGATTATGAGTGTTCGTATAAATTGGAACCTAATTCATTGAACAAAtcaatgaaatgaattcttCGCTAGCTTTGCTACGGTCCACCCGACTTTTTGAAGCTAATTGGATTTTGACAAGGGTACTGTTTACCGCTTGCAGAAACCGAATGAATAATAATATGCATTCGATATTTCTCTCTATGCTAAAATAACCTATTATGAAGTATGATGCTCAAAAAGGAATCCTTTGCTGATGAAACTAAAGACATAATGGGTGTCAAATCGACCAAGAATGTATCCACTAAAACTTACTCATGGGGAAGCAGAGTCTGAAATACATTACTTTCATCTAATTAGTGAGAAAGCTTTAGAAGCCTTTGAACGGACAAGCTCATTCTCTTGGCACACTACCTACATCGATCATAATTACCCACAATGCAAGTATCGAAAGTAAAAATGCTAGAAGAACGATAACTTGGGGTGCTTTCatagctttttttttttttacttctcTGCTAGAATGCTAGAAGGTTAATTAAGCAAAAGGGAGTATGCAGGTTCGTTTATTcggaaaacaaacaaagtCATCGTACAATGCTTTATTTGTAGACACTTATTTCCAAGGTTTTTAACAATTTAGACCAGTAAACAATTAAAACCTTTCagtgtttttgctttcccAAGTTTATTTACAGGTTAgtgaatttcttttagttCGTAATTGTCTCTTGTGTTCCCTAACATACTCGCTATCCACCGACGTAGTAAGGTAAATAACTAGAACGCGTTTTTGTAAATGGAATCAACCAAAATAGTTTATCAGAAGCGTTTTTGCTTGTTGGACAGGATACATGCCTCATGGAAGAGTTACATAATGCTTTAACCACCCTCTATGCGAGCGTCGATCGCAATCAAAAGTTAGAAGCGAACTCctatttggaagaatttcagaaaagtGTAAGAGTTGAATAACTATTATATAAAACATTGTTAACAAGCATTTTGAATTATAGGCTGCTGCATGGCAAATATGTTTCCAGATTTTGAATACGGTTGACAGTAGCATTGAATCAAAACTCTTTGCTGCACAAACGCTGCGACAGAAGATTGTATACGATTTTCATCAGCTGCCAAAATCTGTTCATGCTGAATTGCGAGATAGTATGTTGcaacttttcatttcttcaaaggaTAGCCCAAGACCATTGTTGATCTCATTTGCAGTCTGCATGGCCGCAATTGCTTTGCATATGACTGAATGGCACAATGTGATTAACGATGTCTTCCAAGCGTGCAGCAGTCATGACCCAACAGGTCGCTGCATCCTACAATTTTTGTCAGTTTTGCCGGAAGAAGCAGCTGATCCACGAAAAACATCTTTGACTTGGGAAGAACTTTGCACTCGTATAGACGAATTATTGCGGGATAATGGGCCCGCCGTACTAGAGTTACTACTACAATATGTAAACAGCAATGTATATGCTGGCGGATCCTCTAATGTTGATCTGAACCTCGTATTGACTAGTTTGACATCCTGGCTTCGCGAAATTCCTCTAGAAAAAGTACTCTCATCCCCGTTGATTGAACTCGCATTTCGATCTTTGGATGATGATATGCTCATTGACGATGCAGTCGAGTTTCTCTGTGCTGTCTTAAACGAAACAAGGGAAGTGGATGAATCCATGGATATGATTATGATGCTTTATCCCCGTTTACTAGAATTTCGTCCAAAAATTATCGCGCAAAAAGACGACCCAGATGTCTTTCGTGCAATTGGGCGACTCTTCACTGAGGCAGGAGAATCTTGGGTGGTCTTAATGGCCCGAATGCCTAATGAATTTCTACCCTTGGTAGAATCTATTGTGCAAATATGTGCAAACGACGAAGAATTAGAAGCCATCAAATTCACTTTTGCCTTCTGGTGGGATATGAAACAAATGCTGGAATTAGAAGCGTACACTCAAGCCCGTATAATCTATGCCCCACTCTTTTTAGAGATGGTTGGTATCGTGGTTAGCCATTTGCATTATCCACGAGCAGATAATCAACCCCTCAACGACCAAATGGCCCAAGCTGaggttttctttgatgatCGTGAATCTGAGGACCGGTTTCGTGCTTTCCGCCATGAAATGGGCGACGTGTTGAAAGATTGCTGCGCT
This window harbors:
- the trs20 gene encoding TRAPP I,II and III complex subunit Trs20; translated protein: MNMAAYVAIIGTKDNPVYELEMAGGNDKQGKSLGAHLNQFIVHASLDIVEQVQWTSNAFYVRSIDQFHELYVSAYITPSNMKFMLLHHAQSSDGIKTFFQEIHELYIKTIMNPFYQPNEPIKSQAFDLKVRSLARKLL
- the sme1 gene encoding Sm snRNP core protein Sme1; this encodes MSGRVQKVMIPPINFVFKLLQQHTPVEIWLFEQVDLRIEGQIRGFDEFMNIILDDAVQIDTKQNRREIGRILLKGDNITLIRAI
- the rpa34 gene encoding DNA-directed RNA polymerase I complex subunit Rpa34, encoding MAKLSELVSDHSSEEESQVSSAEEVPSHSPDVSGGKNSKEGNQPKSSGDDDSSTLNDYVRAEGEAVVTKEGLDNESGVFLVRLPPDMAFEDITEMNLGGKPSIAASSSTAESFQIRQESLGAVRMFVPDEKGTYSASEIRTGFVVSETPRIVLNGNSKEKDQAADIADGKIPQVKNLKQHFRPIGAVYTKSSTEETAPSTSAEEPTSIEQQSTEEQKEERSESKKRSRDKKEKGNEDKEKDKKKKHKKSSKKEKN